One region of Arthrobacter sp. StoSoilB22 genomic DNA includes:
- a CDS encoding thioesterase family protein, producing MDRFPEASVQRTVEWVDTDASGHQHNSAILRWVEAAEAELFRSLELPDYFPSAPRVQQVINYKAKLWFGQRITATVTVSALGRTSLTLAFEVASDAGEVAAYGTVTTVYVPHGTAAAQPWPEHFVKALKGA from the coding sequence GTGGATAGGTTTCCGGAGGCGTCTGTCCAGCGAACAGTGGAATGGGTGGACACCGACGCCTCCGGGCACCAGCACAACTCGGCCATTCTGCGCTGGGTTGAGGCTGCGGAGGCCGAGCTCTTCCGTTCGCTGGAGTTGCCGGACTATTTCCCCAGCGCTCCGCGTGTTCAGCAAGTCATCAACTACAAGGCCAAGCTGTGGTTCGGCCAGCGCATCACCGCCACGGTGACGGTAAGCGCGCTGGGCCGGACCTCGCTGACCCTGGCTTTTGAGGTAGCGTCCGACGCCGGTGAGGTCGCCGCCTACGGGACGGTCACCACCGTGTACGTCCCCCATGGAACCGCAGCTGCACAGCCATGGCCGGAACACTTCGTCAAAGCTTTGAAAGGAGCCTGA
- a CDS encoding aromatic acid/H+ symport family MFS transporter, whose product MATAPVNDWNVPKKTTGLVLFCCWLAILAEGYDVGVLGAILPALAEYKEWNLSPLALGGLGSYALIGMLIGALFIGTLSDLVGRKKMLLASMAIFTLTQAGAAWAPTPELFGLFRLIGGLGMGGVIPVAAALTIEYSAPNKRSYNYGLMYSGYSLGIVAAALAALFVLPMGGWRAVIAIGAAPVVLIPIIWKFLPESLEFLESKGRKSEAKALAAKLNISNYKPVVAVAPAVPAAQGGQVDPWWKTITTMFSRKYLRSTVFFWISLFCGLVLVYGLNTWLPSIMKKAGYDLGSSLTFLLVFSLASAIGGLLLGRAADKYGKKLILVVFYILGGLGIMLLVFPNTMVVNLLFVAFAGVGSISTSLVLTGYIADYYPAKVRGTATGWALSFARLGAISGPLIGGWIAGSKLPFEANFAIFAGIAVLAAGAVAMIPKPQPEVAVAAVDVDPNDAAVSAR is encoded by the coding sequence ATGGCCACCGCACCAGTCAACGACTGGAACGTGCCCAAGAAGACCACCGGTTTGGTGTTGTTCTGCTGCTGGCTCGCGATCCTCGCCGAAGGTTACGACGTCGGCGTCCTGGGCGCTATCCTGCCGGCACTTGCCGAGTACAAAGAATGGAACCTCAGCCCCCTGGCCTTGGGCGGTCTGGGATCATATGCCCTGATTGGCATGCTTATTGGCGCCCTCTTCATCGGCACGCTCAGCGACCTCGTCGGCCGCAAGAAAATGCTCCTGGCTTCCATGGCGATCTTCACGCTCACCCAAGCAGGCGCTGCTTGGGCGCCGACGCCGGAGCTGTTCGGCTTGTTCCGCCTCATTGGCGGACTGGGCATGGGTGGTGTCATTCCGGTGGCAGCGGCCCTGACCATTGAATACTCGGCGCCGAACAAGCGCTCCTACAACTACGGCCTCATGTACTCCGGCTACTCACTGGGCATCGTTGCCGCCGCTTTGGCTGCGCTGTTCGTCCTGCCCATGGGTGGTTGGCGTGCTGTGATCGCGATCGGTGCCGCACCTGTGGTGCTGATTCCGATCATTTGGAAGTTCCTGCCTGAATCCTTGGAATTCCTGGAGTCGAAGGGCCGGAAGTCCGAGGCCAAGGCCTTGGCCGCCAAGCTGAACATCTCCAACTACAAGCCCGTTGTTGCTGTGGCTCCGGCAGTTCCTGCTGCCCAAGGCGGCCAGGTGGATCCGTGGTGGAAGACCATCACCACCATGTTCTCCCGGAAGTACCTGCGCTCCACCGTTTTCTTCTGGATCTCGCTGTTCTGTGGCTTGGTCCTGGTGTACGGCTTGAACACCTGGTTGCCGAGCATCATGAAGAAGGCCGGCTACGACCTCGGCTCGTCACTGACCTTCCTGCTGGTCTTCAGCCTCGCCTCCGCAATCGGGGGCCTGCTCCTTGGCCGCGCCGCAGACAAGTACGGCAAGAAGCTCATCCTGGTGGTGTTCTACATCCTGGGCGGCTTGGGCATCATGCTGCTGGTCTTCCCCAACACCATGGTGGTCAACCTGCTGTTCGTGGCCTTCGCAGGCGTTGGTTCCATTTCCACATCGCTGGTGCTGACCGGCTACATTGCCGACTACTACCCGGCCAAGGTCCGTGGCACGGCGACGGGCTGGGCCCTGAGCTTCGCCCGCCTGGGTGCCATTTCCGGACCGTTGATCGGTGGCTGGATCGCAGGCTCCAAGCTGCCCTTCGAGGCCAACTTCGCAATCTTCGCCGGCATCGCGGTTCTGGCCGCGGGTGCTGTGGCGATGATTCCGAAGCCGCAGCCTGAGGTGGCAGTCGCCGCCGTCGACGTTGATCCTAACGACGCCGCCGTTAGCGCCCGCTAG
- a CDS encoding bifunctional salicylyl-CoA 5-hydroxylase/oxidoreductase yields the protein MKIAIVGGGPGGLYFAALMKQLDPSHDITLWERNAASDTFGFGVVFSDETLGGIGNADPVVAEYMSRRFARWSDIDIHFREQMITVGGQGFAAMSRKELLELLQRRCIELNVDVRFSTLAPAVEELEANYDLVLAADGINSQIRAKYADSFKPNLDPRTNKFMWLGTDQVFEAFKFFVKETEWGVMQIHGYPYSDEGSTFIVEMHQDVWHAAGFDETANEVFPPGVSDEKAIAKIREIFAEELNGYEVLTNNSKWINFTTVRNESWRHNNVVLLGDAAHTAHFSIGSGTKLAMEDSLALAACLHEHPDVESALVAYETERRPVVASTQRAAQASLEWFERIGQYKDQDPTQFAFNLLTRSRRITQENLRLRDPEFADAVDRDFAASQGLTEVAPAMFQPFRIGQLELKNRIVVSPMDMYSATDGVPGDFHKVHLGSKALGGAGLVMTEMVCVSEAGRITPGCSGLYTDEQRESWKEIVDFVHARSTAKIGAQLGHSGRKGSTKLMWEGIDQPLESGNWTAVGPSALPYSPENQTPVELDRAGMDAIKAEFVASTVRADEAGFDLLEIHAAHGYLLSSFLSPVSNKRTDEYGGSLENRLRFPLEVFDAVRAAWPVSKPVTVRISATDWIEGGNTSDDSVAIAKAFVEHGAAGLDVSTGQVAKEEKPAFGRSYQTPFADRIRQEVAAPAGVAVIAVGAISTYDDVNSILLAGRADLIALGRTHLYDPQWTLHAAAEQEYQGPGADWIPQFRAGRRKPPSSRTDAVRPRLSLLKEADMEEVNTHLRWTPESAAASVLVK from the coding sequence ATGAAAATCGCAATCGTTGGAGGCGGGCCTGGCGGTCTGTACTTCGCAGCACTGATGAAGCAGCTGGACCCGTCGCATGACATCACCCTCTGGGAACGTAACGCTGCCAGCGACACCTTTGGCTTCGGCGTCGTGTTTTCCGATGAGACCCTGGGCGGCATCGGCAACGCTGATCCCGTAGTGGCCGAGTACATGAGCCGTCGCTTCGCACGCTGGTCCGATATCGACATCCACTTCCGCGAGCAAATGATCACGGTGGGCGGCCAGGGCTTCGCTGCCATGAGCCGCAAGGAACTGCTGGAGCTGCTCCAGCGCCGCTGCATCGAACTGAACGTGGACGTGCGTTTCAGTACCCTGGCTCCTGCCGTGGAGGAGCTTGAAGCCAACTACGATCTTGTTCTCGCAGCGGACGGCATCAACTCCCAGATCCGGGCCAAGTACGCCGACTCCTTCAAGCCCAACCTGGACCCGCGTACCAACAAGTTCATGTGGCTTGGTACGGACCAGGTTTTCGAGGCCTTCAAGTTCTTCGTGAAGGAAACCGAGTGGGGCGTCATGCAGATCCACGGTTACCCCTACTCGGACGAGGGCTCCACCTTCATCGTGGAAATGCACCAGGACGTGTGGCACGCCGCGGGCTTCGACGAAACCGCCAACGAGGTCTTCCCTCCCGGTGTCTCCGATGAGAAGGCCATCGCCAAGATCCGCGAGATCTTCGCCGAGGAACTGAACGGCTACGAGGTCCTCACCAACAACTCCAAGTGGATCAACTTCACCACGGTCCGCAACGAGAGCTGGCGCCACAACAACGTAGTGCTGCTGGGCGACGCTGCCCACACCGCCCACTTCTCCATCGGTTCGGGCACCAAGCTGGCCATGGAGGACTCGCTGGCATTGGCTGCTTGCCTCCACGAGCACCCGGATGTGGAGTCCGCCTTGGTTGCTTATGAGACCGAGCGTCGGCCCGTGGTTGCCTCCACTCAGCGTGCAGCCCAGGCATCCCTTGAATGGTTTGAGCGCATCGGCCAGTACAAGGACCAGGACCCTACACAGTTCGCGTTCAACCTGCTGACCCGCAGCCGCCGCATCACGCAGGAAAACCTGCGGCTCCGCGATCCCGAGTTCGCCGACGCCGTGGACCGCGACTTCGCTGCCTCGCAGGGGCTGACAGAGGTCGCTCCGGCCATGTTCCAGCCGTTCCGGATCGGCCAACTGGAGTTGAAGAACCGCATTGTGGTCTCCCCGATGGACATGTACTCAGCTACGGACGGTGTTCCGGGCGACTTCCACAAGGTCCACCTTGGCTCCAAGGCCCTCGGCGGTGCAGGCCTGGTCATGACAGAGATGGTCTGCGTCTCCGAAGCCGGCCGCATCACCCCCGGCTGCAGCGGCCTCTACACGGATGAACAGCGTGAGAGCTGGAAGGAAATCGTGGACTTTGTTCACGCCCGTTCCACCGCCAAGATCGGCGCCCAGCTGGGCCACTCTGGCCGCAAGGGCTCCACCAAGCTCATGTGGGAAGGCATTGACCAGCCGCTCGAATCCGGTAACTGGACCGCCGTGGGTCCCTCTGCCTTGCCGTACAGCCCGGAGAACCAAACTCCCGTGGAGCTGGATCGCGCTGGAATGGATGCCATCAAGGCCGAGTTTGTCGCCTCCACGGTCCGTGCGGACGAGGCCGGTTTCGATCTCCTGGAAATCCATGCCGCCCACGGTTACCTGCTGTCCTCCTTCCTTTCGCCGGTGTCCAACAAGCGGACCGACGAATACGGTGGCAGCTTGGAGAACCGGCTGCGGTTCCCGCTGGAAGTGTTCGACGCCGTTCGTGCAGCTTGGCCTGTCAGCAAACCGGTGACGGTGCGCATCTCCGCCACAGACTGGATCGAAGGTGGCAACACTTCGGATGATTCCGTGGCCATCGCCAAGGCGTTCGTTGAGCACGGCGCCGCCGGCTTGGACGTTTCCACCGGGCAGGTCGCCAAGGAAGAGAAGCCCGCCTTCGGCCGTAGCTACCAGACGCCGTTCGCGGACCGCATCCGTCAGGAAGTTGCCGCACCTGCAGGCGTGGCGGTGATCGCCGTCGGCGCCATCTCCACCTACGATGACGTGAACTCCATCCTCCTGGCCGGCCGTGCGGACTTGATCGCCTTGGGACGCACGCACCTTTACGATCCCCAATGGACGCTGCACGCAGCGGCCGAGCAGGAATATCAGGGGCCCGGCGCCGACTGGATCCCACAATTCCGTGCTGGTCGCCGCAAGCCTCCGAGCTCACGCACTGACGCCGTTCGTCCCCGCCTGTCCCTGCTTAAGGAAGCCGACATGGAAGAAGTCAACACACACCTCCGCTGGACTCCCGAGTCCGCCGCAGCATCGGTTTTGGTGAAGTAG
- a CDS encoding AMP-binding protein, whose amino-acid sequence MSMMPSAHVDTFTRDHLPPADTWPALEFTLPELHYPERLNAAAVLIDDAVEQYGPDRPALWTPDGSVWTYGQLQQRSNQVAQVLTEDLGVVPGNRVLLRGPNNPWIVAAWLGVLKAGAVVVTTMPMLRSTEVSTLIQLTKPVVAISDHRFVDELAIAAADEVKVLTYGAGNGFDDDGDLASRCEHKSGKFTAVDTAADDVALLGPTSGTTGVPKVTMHFHRDILANADTFARYILEPTADDVFAGSPPLAFTFGLGGLVVFPLRFGASSLLTEKAGPVELAEAAAAAGASILFTAPTAYRAILKEKRGDLLRGLRMAVSAGEHLSKETWEAVHEATGLRLINGIGATEMLHVFISAAGDDIRPGTTGRAVPGFRATILDDDGNELGPGNIGRLAVIGPTGCRYLDDARQANYVVRGWNVTGDTFAMDADGYFTYQARSDNMIVSSGYNIGAPEVETAIDQHPDVVENAVIGVPDEERGSIVCAFVVLREGVTGDAGKRKEIQDFVKQTIAPYKYPRDVRFVNELPRNPSGKLQHFKLRDRVLAQDKTASQTEQLTPAGQSQA is encoded by the coding sequence ATGAGCATGATGCCATCGGCCCACGTGGACACGTTTACCCGCGACCACCTGCCGCCCGCCGATACTTGGCCTGCGCTTGAATTCACCCTTCCCGAACTCCACTACCCGGAGCGGCTCAACGCTGCGGCGGTACTGATCGACGACGCTGTTGAGCAGTACGGCCCAGACCGTCCCGCCCTGTGGACCCCTGACGGCTCGGTATGGACCTACGGTCAGCTCCAGCAGCGTTCCAACCAGGTGGCACAGGTCCTCACCGAAGACCTCGGTGTCGTTCCGGGCAACCGCGTGTTGTTGCGCGGACCCAACAACCCTTGGATCGTGGCTGCCTGGCTGGGTGTCCTGAAAGCCGGCGCCGTAGTAGTCACCACCATGCCCATGCTGCGCTCCACCGAGGTCTCCACCCTCATCCAACTCACCAAACCCGTGGTCGCCATCTCTGATCACCGGTTCGTGGACGAGCTCGCGATCGCGGCGGCGGATGAGGTCAAGGTCCTGACGTACGGGGCCGGCAATGGATTCGACGACGACGGCGACCTCGCCTCGCGCTGCGAGCACAAGAGCGGCAAGTTCACGGCAGTGGACACAGCCGCGGACGACGTCGCCCTGTTAGGACCGACGTCGGGCACCACCGGCGTGCCCAAGGTGACTATGCATTTCCACCGGGACATCCTGGCCAACGCGGATACTTTCGCCCGTTACATCCTGGAACCAACTGCAGATGACGTGTTCGCGGGTTCCCCGCCCTTGGCGTTCACGTTCGGACTTGGCGGTTTGGTGGTCTTCCCGCTCAGGTTCGGCGCGTCGTCGCTACTCACAGAGAAGGCCGGGCCGGTGGAGCTTGCTGAAGCCGCAGCCGCGGCAGGAGCCAGCATCCTCTTCACCGCACCCACGGCTTACCGGGCCATCCTGAAAGAGAAGCGCGGAGACCTCCTCAGGGGCCTGCGTATGGCCGTCTCCGCCGGAGAGCATCTCTCCAAGGAAACCTGGGAAGCGGTGCATGAGGCCACGGGTTTGCGGCTGATCAACGGGATTGGCGCCACGGAAATGCTGCACGTCTTCATTTCCGCGGCAGGGGACGATATCCGCCCTGGGACCACTGGCCGCGCGGTGCCGGGCTTCAGGGCCACCATCCTGGACGACGACGGCAACGAACTCGGCCCGGGCAACATCGGCCGCCTGGCAGTGATCGGCCCCACCGGATGCCGCTACCTCGACGACGCACGGCAGGCCAACTACGTGGTCCGTGGCTGGAACGTCACCGGTGACACGTTCGCCATGGATGCCGACGGGTACTTCACCTACCAGGCACGCTCAGACAACATGATCGTCTCCTCCGGCTACAACATCGGTGCGCCCGAGGTTGAGACGGCCATCGACCAGCACCCGGATGTTGTGGAAAACGCGGTCATCGGGGTTCCGGATGAAGAGCGCGGCAGCATCGTCTGCGCATTCGTCGTCCTGCGCGAAGGCGTCACTGGCGACGCCGGGAAGCGCAAGGAAATCCAGGACTTCGTGAAGCAAACCATCGCCCCGTACAAGTACCCGCGGGATGTCCGCTTCGTCAACGAACTGCCCCGCAATCCCAGCGGCAAACTCCAGCACTTCAAGCTCCGCGACAGGGTCCTCGCGCAGGACAAAACAGCGAGCCAGACCGAACAACTTACCCCCGCCGGCCAGAGCCAGGCTTGA
- a CDS encoding acyl-CoA thioesterase domain-containing protein yields the protein MITGTLTSETFLKAVELTPTAAEVFDEAYEATTQYVPWPKAYGGDMVAQAAAAMMRSVEADRTLHSMHSYFMRPVDIGSSVRYEVERLRDGRGYSTRTVRGFQNGKAVYAAMGSFQVPESGPDFQPEAPAAVEPESLRTAAEALDGVDGQAAEYWSTGRSFDMRHIPGPVYIDLEGGSVPQQAIWVKAFDALPDDADLHRTALAYVCDYTILEPLLRVNGLNWSSPGLATASLDHSMWFHRDGRADDWVLYAQDAISGQSNRGLAMGRFFDRQGRLLATVAQEGMIRAGT from the coding sequence ATGATCACTGGAACCCTGACGTCCGAGACCTTCCTTAAGGCAGTTGAACTAACGCCCACAGCGGCCGAGGTGTTCGACGAAGCCTATGAAGCAACCACCCAGTACGTGCCGTGGCCAAAAGCCTATGGTGGAGACATGGTGGCACAGGCGGCGGCCGCGATGATGCGGTCCGTTGAAGCTGACAGGACTCTGCACTCGATGCACAGCTACTTCATGCGTCCCGTGGATATCGGTTCCAGTGTCCGGTACGAAGTGGAGCGCCTGCGGGATGGCCGAGGGTATTCCACCCGCACGGTCCGGGGTTTCCAGAACGGCAAGGCCGTGTACGCGGCCATGGGTTCGTTCCAGGTCCCTGAGAGCGGCCCGGACTTCCAGCCCGAGGCTCCTGCCGCCGTCGAGCCTGAATCGCTGCGGACTGCGGCCGAAGCGCTGGACGGCGTGGACGGCCAAGCCGCGGAGTACTGGTCGACGGGCCGTAGCTTCGATATGCGCCATATTCCAGGGCCGGTATATATCGATCTCGAGGGCGGTTCCGTGCCGCAGCAGGCCATTTGGGTCAAGGCTTTTGACGCCCTGCCCGACGACGCCGACCTCCACCGCACAGCGCTGGCTTACGTCTGCGATTACACAATTTTGGAGCCGCTGCTCCGGGTGAACGGACTCAACTGGTCCAGCCCGGGACTCGCGACCGCCAGCTTGGACCACTCCATGTGGTTCCACCGCGATGGTCGCGCCGACGACTGGGTGCTCTACGCCCAGGACGCCATTTCCGGTCAAAGCAACAGGGGCCTCGCCATGGGCCGCTTCTTCGATCGTCAGGGAAGGCTGCTTGCCACGGTCGCCCAAGAGGGCATGATTCGGGCTGGCACCTAA
- a CDS encoding cupin domain-containing protein, with protein MSQTTTEYQLEGDNSIYAQADGKVVPVVTRAGAEDTNTAQSGDCIRVSGVSIQHTPATKIWFGQVSNTPGYRSLPHHHGEAETGGYVLRGHGRIYFGENYSEFIDMKAGDWVFVPPFMPHVEANMSITEELVWLTARTPENLVVNLEDVADETLADYRRA; from the coding sequence ATGAGCCAGACCACTACCGAGTACCAACTCGAAGGCGATAACTCCATCTACGCGCAGGCTGACGGCAAGGTTGTCCCGGTTGTCACCCGCGCCGGAGCTGAGGACACCAACACTGCGCAGTCCGGCGACTGCATCCGCGTGTCCGGCGTCAGCATCCAGCACACCCCGGCAACCAAGATCTGGTTCGGCCAAGTGTCCAACACCCCCGGGTACCGCTCACTTCCGCACCACCACGGCGAGGCTGAGACCGGCGGCTATGTGTTACGTGGCCACGGCCGCATCTACTTCGGCGAGAACTACTCGGAGTTCATCGACATGAAGGCCGGCGACTGGGTTTTCGTGCCGCCGTTCATGCCCCACGTTGAAGCCAACATGTCCATCACGGAAGAACTCGTCTGGCTCACAGCGCGCACGCCGGAGAACCTCGTGGTGAACCTCGAAGACGTGGCTGACGAAACCCTCGCCGACTACCGCCGGGCCTAA
- a CDS encoding fumarylacetoacetate hydrolase family protein, producing the protein MKLATLRTANGGTTAALATGADSYLTLPADDVGALLARPDWRNAVEEAAASKEQTIVAAADADLAPLLPRAGKVICCGLNYGDHIQEMGRELPEYPTLFAKYADTLVGAEDAVEVHGSGRVDWEAELAVVVGSELFHADEDQARAAIAGYTVANDVSMRDWQNRTLQWFQGKAWDGTTPVGPVMVTADEADQHFNVRGYVNGELVQQGNTSTLVFGPAQLLSYISQFTALRPGDLVLTGTPGGVGMGMTPPRFLKDGDVLTTEIDGIGRLENQFRIHAPVAVPA; encoded by the coding sequence ATGAAACTCGCCACCCTGCGCACGGCCAACGGAGGAACGACGGCGGCACTCGCCACGGGCGCCGACTCTTACCTCACCCTGCCCGCCGATGACGTCGGCGCGCTCCTGGCTCGGCCGGACTGGCGGAACGCTGTTGAAGAGGCTGCAGCGTCGAAGGAGCAGACCATAGTTGCGGCCGCCGACGCTGACCTCGCCCCGCTCCTTCCCCGGGCCGGCAAAGTCATCTGCTGCGGCTTGAACTATGGGGACCACATCCAGGAAATGGGCCGCGAACTTCCCGAATACCCCACACTGTTCGCCAAGTATGCGGACACCTTGGTGGGGGCTGAAGACGCCGTAGAAGTCCACGGCAGCGGCCGTGTCGACTGGGAAGCCGAGCTGGCCGTCGTCGTAGGTTCTGAACTGTTCCATGCAGACGAAGACCAGGCCCGTGCGGCCATTGCCGGGTACACGGTGGCCAACGACGTCTCCATGCGCGACTGGCAGAACCGGACCCTGCAGTGGTTCCAGGGCAAGGCCTGGGACGGCACAACCCCCGTGGGCCCGGTCATGGTCACCGCGGACGAGGCGGACCAACACTTCAACGTCCGCGGATACGTCAACGGCGAGCTTGTGCAGCAGGGAAACACCAGCACCCTGGTATTCGGCCCGGCACAGCTGCTGTCCTACATCTCGCAATTCACCGCTCTGCGTCCCGGCGACCTCGTCCTTACCGGAACACCCGGGGGAGTGGGCATGGGAATGACCCCGCCTCGCTTCCTTAAGGACGGCGACGTCCTCACTACGGAAATCGACGGGATCGGCCGGTTGGAGAATCAGTTCCGAATCCACGCACCCGTCGCAGTCCCCGCCTGA
- a CDS encoding RidA family protein: MSHTTINPESLPKPSGFAHGILAGNTVFLGGQTALDKNMKIVPGGIVEQFTQAFSNVITTLREAGGQPEDLVNVTIYLTDVDDYMANGREIGRIWREMAGSHYPAMAGIGVTRLWQKEALIEIQGIAVIPER; encoded by the coding sequence ATGAGCCACACAACGATCAACCCGGAATCGCTGCCCAAACCATCGGGTTTTGCGCACGGCATCCTGGCCGGCAACACCGTCTTCCTGGGCGGGCAGACGGCTTTGGACAAGAACATGAAGATCGTTCCCGGCGGCATCGTGGAACAGTTCACGCAGGCGTTCTCCAACGTGATCACCACCCTGCGCGAGGCCGGCGGACAGCCCGAAGACCTTGTCAACGTGACCATCTACCTCACGGACGTTGACGACTACATGGCCAACGGCCGCGAAATCGGACGCATCTGGCGCGAAATGGCGGGATCGCACTACCCCGCCATGGCAGGCATCGGTGTCACGCGCCTGTGGCAGAAGGAAGCACTGATCGAAATTCAGGGCATCGCGGTGATCCCGGAACGCTAA
- a CDS encoding DUF1801 domain-containing protein: MGTVTEYLAGVSEGNRPILERIVAIARELAPDAEEGVSYGMPALLVDGKGFVSVLETKKHLALYPFSGQILPEMSEELGGYSWSPGTLRFSADNPVPDSMVRRILETRLAAIRK; the protein is encoded by the coding sequence ATGGGAACCGTCACCGAATATCTTGCGGGCGTCAGCGAGGGCAACCGCCCAATTCTGGAGCGAATTGTGGCGATCGCCCGCGAGTTGGCCCCCGACGCCGAAGAAGGCGTCAGCTACGGGATGCCCGCTTTGCTGGTTGATGGCAAGGGCTTTGTGAGCGTGCTCGAAACCAAGAAGCACCTTGCCCTGTACCCGTTTAGTGGGCAGATCCTGCCGGAAATGTCCGAAGAGCTGGGGGGCTACTCATGGTCGCCGGGGACGCTGCGGTTCTCGGCGGACAACCCCGTGCCGGACTCGATGGTCCGCCGGATCCTTGAGACCCGATTGGCTGCGATCCGGAAGTAG
- a CDS encoding IclR family transcriptional regulator C-terminal domain-containing protein translates to MTDSAITPQASDQYVQSLARGLAVIRAFDANNPVMTLSEVAARTDLTRATARRFLHTLVELGYVRTDGKTFALTAKVLQLGYSYLSALSIPQLAQPHLEQLSLKLGESTSAAVLDGPDIFYVARVATRRIMNVGITVGTRFPAYATSMGRVLLAGLPQARLEAYLSTAELTPLTPRTVASASDLRAAVEHVRRQGWCLLDQELELGLMSIAAPVWNHNNGDNVAAINVSLQAQAVAAQPDPEKYLEGVRQEVVATAQAISQDVSAKH, encoded by the coding sequence ATGACCGACTCCGCAATTACCCCCCAGGCAAGCGATCAGTATGTGCAGTCGCTGGCCCGGGGACTTGCCGTGATCCGGGCGTTCGACGCGAACAACCCCGTGATGACACTCAGCGAAGTCGCGGCCCGCACCGATCTGACCCGTGCCACGGCCCGGAGGTTCCTGCACACCTTGGTTGAGCTGGGCTATGTCCGCACCGATGGCAAGACGTTCGCGCTCACGGCCAAGGTGCTGCAGCTCGGATACTCGTATCTGTCAGCGCTGTCTATTCCGCAGCTTGCCCAGCCGCACTTGGAACAACTGAGCCTAAAGCTGGGGGAGTCCACCTCTGCCGCGGTGCTGGACGGACCGGATATTTTCTACGTGGCCCGCGTTGCCACCCGCAGGATCATGAACGTCGGCATCACGGTTGGCACCCGCTTCCCGGCGTACGCCACGTCCATGGGTCGCGTGCTGCTCGCCGGATTGCCGCAGGCTAGGTTGGAGGCTTACCTCTCGACGGCGGAACTCACCCCGCTCACCCCGCGGACCGTCGCCAGCGCCTCCGACTTGAGGGCCGCCGTCGAACATGTCCGCAGGCAGGGGTGGTGCCTCCTGGACCAGGAGCTGGAACTTGGGCTGATGTCCATCGCAGCACCGGTGTGGAACCACAACAACGGCGACAACGTGGCTGCGATCAACGTGTCCCTGCAGGCCCAGGCCGTTGCTGCCCAGCCGGACCCGGAGAAGTATCTGGAGGGCGTGCGCCAGGAAGTGGTGGCCACCGCGCAGGCAATCTCCCAAGACGTCTCCGCGAAGCACTAG
- a CDS encoding 3-oxoacid CoA-transferase subunit B — protein sequence MSTQTSIQTSEKPLGRDELAQLVARDIAPGSFVNLGIGQPTLVSNYLTEEQNITLHTENGMLGMGPAAEGDEIDGDLINAGKIPVTELPGASYFHHADSFAIMRGGHLDICVLGAFQVSATGDLANWHTGAPDAIPAVGGAMDLATGAKDVFVMMTLLTREGVSKLVEHCTYPITGVGCVTRVYTDKAVFLTGPDGVTVRETFGCTFEEIQELVPLPLKKPA from the coding sequence ATGAGCACCCAAACAAGCATCCAGACCTCGGAGAAGCCGCTGGGCCGCGACGAGCTCGCCCAGTTGGTGGCCCGCGACATCGCCCCGGGCTCGTTCGTGAACCTGGGCATCGGCCAGCCCACGCTCGTGTCCAACTACCTCACCGAGGAACAAAACATCACCCTCCACACGGAGAACGGGATGCTCGGCATGGGCCCGGCAGCTGAGGGCGACGAGATCGACGGCGACTTGATCAACGCCGGCAAGATTCCCGTCACCGAACTGCCCGGGGCCTCGTACTTCCACCACGCCGACTCGTTCGCGATCATGCGCGGCGGGCACTTGGACATCTGCGTGCTCGGCGCTTTCCAGGTCTCCGCCACCGGCGACCTCGCCAACTGGCACACCGGCGCCCCGGACGCCATCCCGGCCGTGGGCGGTGCGATGGACCTCGCAACCGGTGCCAAGGACGTCTTCGTGATGATGACCTTGCTGACCCGCGAAGGCGTGTCCAAGCTCGTGGAACACTGCACCTACCCGATCACCGGCGTCGGCTGCGTCACCCGCGTGTACACGGACAAAGCCGTGTTCCTCACAGGCCCCGACGGCGTCACCGTCCGCGAAACCTTCGGCTGCACCTTCGAGGAAATCCAGGAGCTCGTACCGCTGCCCCTGAAGAAGCCGGCCTAA